The nucleotide sequence ACGGTTTGGATTTGTTAACCGCCGTGAGGAGAAAAAGGCAGCCCTGAAGTTCGTCGAAGATCTAATGATAAAAACTCCAAGCATAGAACAACAAGTCCAGAACTTAAGCGGCGGCACTCAGCAAAAAGTTGTGCTTGCAAAGTGGCTTTTCACCCAATCGAAAGTATTAATATTTGACGAGCCAACTCGGGGCATCGATGTAGGTTCAAAAGTTGAGATCTACCAATTGATGAACCAATTGGCGGCAAACGGCGCAGCTATCATTATGATTTCCTCCGAGCTACCAGAGATTTTAGGCATGAGCGACAGGATTATTGTAATGCATGAGGGGCGAATTGCCGGCGAACTTTCTAGAGAAGAAGCAACTCAGGAAAAAATAATGCACCTTGCCACCGGAGGGCAGTAAGGGCAACCCAGGGTTCACGGCTGAAACTCAACCTAAGCGTTTGACGTGCGCTTAAATATCTTAAAATTTCTTGTATTGTCCGTTTATTATTACTCCATATTTCGCCTAAGGTTTTGATTATGAAGCTAGCCTCTTACTTTAGAAGCACATCCCAATATGGTATTGTTATTTTCCTCATTCTCCTTAGCATCTACTTTGCTTACGCCACTGATGGCATTTTTCTCAGCGCCCGAAACATTGAGAATGTTTCTCGGCAGATAGCCATCAACACGATATTAGCAGTTGGCTTAACCTTTGTAATCATCTCTGGCGGAATTGATTTGTCCGTTGGTTCGGTTCTTGCACTTGCCGGCGTAATTTCTATGAAAGTTCTGTGCGATGGCCTGGTAATTGGCCAAAGCACCGTTATTCATCCGCTCTCCACTGAATATGCAATCATACTTTCAGCGGTCATCGCCCTACTAGTCGGTGCAATCGCCGGGGCTTTCAATGGACTTGTAATAACCATCTTTCGAGTAGCTCCTTTTGTAGCGACTCTGGGAATGATGACAATTGCCCGAGGACTCGCATATGTTTATACTGACGGTCGCCCAGTGAGCCCTTTGCCCAGATCTGTTAGAGAATTCGGTGCATCAACCATTCCACACACAGGAATACCAACACTGGTATTCATTGCTCTCCTTGTAGTTGCATTAGGACACCTTATGCTAGCCCGTATGAAATTTGGC is from Armatimonadota bacterium and encodes:
- a CDS encoding ABC transporter permease; this encodes MKLASYFRSTSQYGIVIFLILLSIYFAYATDGIFLSARNIENVSRQIAINTILAVGLTFVIISGGIDLSVGSVLALAGVISMKVLCDGLVIGQSTVIHPLSTEYAIILSAVIALLVGAIAGAFNGLVITIFRVAPFVATLGMMTIARGLAYVYTDGRPVSPLPRSVREFGASTIPHTGIPTLVFIALLVVALGHLMLARMKFGRHVYAIGGNEEAARLSGINVAQSKLKIYVLCGMLAGLGGMLLATRLASGDPKSGTMFELNAIAAAVLGGTSLMGGRGTVLGTLIGALVIGVLDNGLILLGVSAFYQMVAKGFVILGAVILDQLTRRP